A region from the Neurospora crassa OR74A linkage group V, whole genome shotgun sequence genome encodes:
- a CDS encoding MFS drug transporter yields the protein MDKETNTPEEVLGSAEKSMNVTSKTSNDDTKAHEFNEQTNYVPKRTIITIFLACAGVDLLALIDQTTLATSLYIIGNALGSTSQVSWIANGYFITSTVGQLLYGRLSDIWSRKVILLTGLAIFFLGSLASSLAQSVLQLTIFRAFTGIGGGGLMTVAQLIVSDVVPLRERGKYQGIIGAVVAIANGIGPVIGGALSSKSEDSWRWIFRINMPLTVLTILAVVFFMPLKKVRGDWKVKLKAVDFIGILVALAGTIVLMLGLTWGGGEYPWDSAHVIATLVTGFVACVAFVLWQWKGPRYPLVPLHIFKSKIVNGACITMAINGWNFVVQVYYIPSFYQLVYEYSATRAGAMLLPVTLVQTASSTLSGLVVHWVGRYRESILFGWVCWAVGLGLMSTLDETTGIGKQIGYSILIGVGVGNTLQPALIAVQAGVVRRDMAVVTSFRNFVRNLGATIGLAVCGTIINNVLAGSLGSLDIDHDASKTLLSNPQMYLRTVSKAEADRIRGVLIPAYRKGFHIIFMTGAALCALAFVIAFFMLPQVELSRPDDEKLREEGRKAYEDKKRQDSA from the exons ATGGACAAAGAAACCAACACCCCCGAGGAGGTCTTGGGGTCAGCTGAGAAGTCCATGAATGTGACGAGCAAGACGTCTAATGACGACACCAAGGCCCACGAGTTCAATGAGCAGACCAACTATGTCCCAAAGAGAACCATCATCACG ATATTCCTCGCCTGCGCGGGCGTCGACCTTTTGGCACTTATAGACCAAACCACGCTCGCGACCAGCTTGTACATCATCGGCAACGCCCTGGGGTCCACCTCGCAGGTCTCGTGGATAGCCAACGGTTACTTCAT AACCTCAACCGTCGGCCAGCTGCTGTACGGGCGGCTGTCGGACATTTGGTCGCGCAAagtcatcctcctcaccggcctcgccatcttcttcctcggaTCTCTGGCCTCGTCACTGGCGCAGTCCGTGCTGCAGCTGACCATCTTCCGTGCCTTTACTggcatcggcggcggcgggctgATGACGGTCGCCCAGCTGATTGTGAGCGATGTGGTCCCGCttagggagagggggaagtACCAGGGCATTATC ggtGCCGTAGTGGCTATTGCCAATGGTATCGGCCCCGTGATTGGCGGTGCGCTGTCGTCCAAGTCCGAGGACTCGTGGCGATGGATCTTCCGCATCAACATGCCCCTGACTGTGCTTACCATTCTGGCCGTGGTGTTCTTCATGCCGCTGAAGAAGGTCCGGGGTGACTGGAAAGT GAAGCTCAAGGCAGTGGATTTCATCGGCATCTTGGTGGCCTTGGCCGGCACGATAGTTCTGATGTTGGGGCTCACCTGGGGCGGAGGTGAATATCCCTGGGATTCAGCTCATGTGATCGCGACCCTGGTCACCGGTTTTGTGGCATGCGTTGCCTTTGTGTTATGGCAATGGAAGGGTCCACGATACCCTCTTGTTCCCC TCCACATCTTCAAGTCCAAGATCGTGAACGGGGCTTGCATCACCATGGCAATCAACGGTTGGAACTTTGTCGTGCAAGTCTACTACATCCCGTCCTTCTACCAGCTGGTGTACGAGTACTCGGCGACGAGGGCCGGTGCCATGCTGCTGCCCGTCACGTTGGTCCAAACGGCAAGCAGCACTCTGTCCGGTCTTGTGGTCCACTGGGTCGGTCGCTACCGCGAGTCCATCCTTTTCGGGTGGGTTTGCTGGGCTGTTGGTCTGGGCTTGATGTCAACTCTTGATGAGACTACCGGGATTGGGAAGCAGATCGGGTACTCGATCCTCATCGGAGTAGGCGTTGGGAACACGTTGCAGCC TGCTTTGATTGCCGTCCAGGCGGGCGTGGTTAGACGTGACATGGCTGTCGTCACCTCATTCCGCAA TTTCGTGAGAAATCTTGGCGCCACCATTGGCCTCGCCGTTTGTGGAACAATCAT CAATAATGTTCTGGCTGGATCTTTGGGGTCTCTCGACATCGACCATGACGCATCCAAAACTCTTTTAAGTAACCCACAGATGTATCTCAGGACCGTCTCCAAGGCCGAAGCCGACAGAATCCGTGGTGTCCTGATTCCCGCGTATAGAAAGGGGTTCCACATCATATTCATGACTGGGGCAGCTCTTTGCGCACTGGCGTTTGTCATTGCCTTCTTCATGCTGCCTCAGGTCGAATTGTCTCGCCCAGATGATGAGAAGCTTAGGGAGGAGGGGCGCAAGGCGTACGAGGATAAAAAGCGACAAGATTCAGCATAG